A region from the Pseudonocardia petroleophila genome encodes:
- the tyrS gene encoding tyrosine--tRNA ligase gives MSTNILDDLEWRGLIAQSTDREALRRDLADGVLTLYAGFDPTGPSLHAGHLVPLLTLRRFQQAGARPIVLAGGATGMIGDPRDVGERSMHSVETIRDWGTRIRGQLERFVEFDDTPTGALVVNNLDWTGEQTALEFLRDVGKHFSVNVMLGRETVRRRLAADGMSYTEFSYLLLQSQDYLHLYRRHGCRLQIGGSDQWGNIVGGVELVRRVESGAVHALTVPLVTDAEGRKFGKSTGGGNIWLDPEMTSPYAWYQYFVNVGDADVGRYLRLFTFLPPDEIEALEKDVAERPHLRAGQRALAAELTTLVHGARQTEQVVAASGALFGRGELRDLDAGTLDAALAEVPHADVVPTDEPTIVDLLVATGLSESRGAARRAVGEGGAYVNNAKVLDEAWTPGPADPLAGGWLVVRRGKRNLAGVRLVGR, from the coding sequence GTGAGCACGAACATCCTGGACGACCTGGAGTGGCGCGGCCTCATCGCGCAGAGCACCGACCGCGAGGCGCTGCGCCGCGACCTCGCCGACGGGGTGCTGACGCTCTACGCGGGCTTCGACCCGACCGGCCCGAGCCTGCACGCCGGCCACCTGGTGCCGCTGCTCACGCTGCGCCGGTTCCAGCAGGCCGGGGCCCGGCCGATCGTCCTGGCCGGGGGTGCGACCGGGATGATCGGCGACCCGCGCGACGTCGGTGAGCGGTCGATGCACAGCGTCGAGACGATCCGCGACTGGGGCACCCGCATCCGGGGCCAGCTCGAGCGGTTCGTGGAGTTCGACGACACGCCGACCGGGGCGCTCGTCGTCAACAACCTCGACTGGACCGGCGAGCAGACCGCGCTGGAGTTCCTGCGCGACGTGGGCAAGCACTTCTCGGTGAACGTGATGCTCGGCCGCGAGACGGTCAGGCGCCGGCTGGCCGCGGACGGGATGTCCTACACGGAGTTCAGCTACCTGCTGCTGCAGAGCCAGGACTACCTGCACCTGTACCGGCGGCACGGGTGCCGGTTGCAGATCGGCGGGTCCGACCAGTGGGGCAACATCGTCGGCGGGGTCGAGCTCGTGCGGCGGGTGGAGTCCGGCGCGGTGCACGCGCTGACCGTCCCGCTGGTCACCGACGCGGAGGGGCGCAAGTTCGGGAAGTCCACCGGCGGCGGCAACATCTGGCTCGACCCGGAGATGACCTCCCCCTACGCCTGGTACCAGTACTTCGTGAACGTCGGGGACGCCGACGTCGGCCGGTACCTGCGCCTGTTCACCTTCCTGCCGCCCGACGAGATCGAGGCGCTCGAGAAGGACGTCGCCGAACGGCCGCATCTGCGCGCCGGACAGCGCGCACTGGCCGCCGAGCTCACCACTCTGGTGCACGGCGCACGCCAGACGGAGCAGGTGGTGGCGGCGAGCGGCGCGCTGTTCGGGCGGGGGGAGCTGCGCGACCTCGACGCCGGGACCCTCGACGCGGCCCTGGCCGAGGTGCCGCACGCCGACGTCGTGCCCACCGACGAGCCGACGATCGTCGACCTGCTCGTGGCGACCGGGCTGAGCGAGAGCCGGGGGGCCGCGCGACGGGCCGTGGGGGAGGGCGGTGCCTACGTGAACAACGCGAAGGTGCTCGACGAGGCGTGGACACCCGGCCCCGCCGACCCCCTCGCCGGCGGCTGGCTGGTCGTGCGCCGCGGGAAGCGCAATCTGGCCGGTGTGCGCCTCGTGGGCCGCTGA